The following proteins are encoded in a genomic region of Gossypium hirsutum isolate 1008001.06 chromosome D05, Gossypium_hirsutum_v2.1, whole genome shotgun sequence:
- the LOC107904097 gene encoding nuclear transcription factor Y subunit B-1 isoform X1 produces the protein MADGMGGGPTSPAGGSHESGGEHSSPQSTVREQDRYLPIANISRIMKKALPSNGKIAKDAKDTVQECVSEFISFITSEASDKCQKEKRKTINGDDLLWAMATLGFEDYIEPLKIYLARYRELEGDTKGSARGGDGSFKRDAAGALPAQNPQFSIQGSLNYINSQAQGQHMIIPSMQGNE, from the exons ATGGCGGATGGTATGGGAGGAGGGCCAACTAGTCCGGCAGGAGGGAGCCATGAGAGCGGAGGAGAGCACAGCAGTCCTCAGTCAACTGTGAGGGAACAAGATCGTTACCTCCCAATTGCTAATATAAGTAGAATCATGAAGAAAGCCTTGCCTTCTAATGGGAAAATTGCTAAGGATGCTAAAGATACTGTTCAAGAATGTGTTTCCGAGTTCATCAGCTTCATCACTAGCGA GGCAAGTGATAAATGTCAAAAAGAGAAAAGGAAGACAATTAATGGAGATGACTTGTTGTGGGCAATGGCAACATTAGGATTCGAAGACTATATCGAGCCACTTAAAATATATCTTGCCAGATACAGGGAG TTGGAG GGTGACACCAAGGGATCAGCCCGTGGTGGTGATGGATCTTTTAAAAGAGACGCAGCTGGAGCTCTTCCTGCCCAAAATCCACAG TTTTCAATCCAGGGGTCATTGAACTATATTAATTCCCAA
- the LOC107904097 gene encoding nuclear transcription factor Y subunit B-1 isoform X2, whose product MADGMGGGPTSPAGGSHESGGEHSSPQSTVREQDRYLPIANISRIMKKALPSNGKIAKDAKDTVQECVSEFISFITSEASDKCQKEKRKTINGDDLLWAMATLGFEDYIEPLKIYLARYRELEGDTKGSARGGDGSFKRDAAGALPAQNPQAQGQHMIIPSMQGNE is encoded by the exons ATGGCGGATGGTATGGGAGGAGGGCCAACTAGTCCGGCAGGAGGGAGCCATGAGAGCGGAGGAGAGCACAGCAGTCCTCAGTCAACTGTGAGGGAACAAGATCGTTACCTCCCAATTGCTAATATAAGTAGAATCATGAAGAAAGCCTTGCCTTCTAATGGGAAAATTGCTAAGGATGCTAAAGATACTGTTCAAGAATGTGTTTCCGAGTTCATCAGCTTCATCACTAGCGA GGCAAGTGATAAATGTCAAAAAGAGAAAAGGAAGACAATTAATGGAGATGACTTGTTGTGGGCAATGGCAACATTAGGATTCGAAGACTATATCGAGCCACTTAAAATATATCTTGCCAGATACAGGGAG TTGGAG GGTGACACCAAGGGATCAGCCCGTGGTGGTGATGGATCTTTTAAAAGAGACGCAGCTGGAGCTCTTCCTGCCCAAAATCCACAG
- the LOC107904099 gene encoding uncharacterized protein YKR070W isoform X1 yields the protein MKFHASTISRVSQFRNKAPFSFHSSSKLSSNHKKRCNFGIAFDIDGVILRGRVPVGGSPQALRRLYLDSGELIVPYLFLTNGGGIPETKRAKELSELLGVNIMASQVVQGHSPFRNLLKKFENELIIATGKGDPALVMSEYGFKKVLSLEEFASYFESIDPVSQYKRWTTMPQSDRKEPAMPRYNVLSERIKAAFVVSDPVDWGRDIQVLCDVLRSGGLPGGANNNQPPLYFAADDLEYQAAFPSKRLGIGAFRIALESVFNRINPKRLECVTYGKPNPFVFKNAEVILSQLQSSSRQDHSKNNRVPGSHPFEMLYMIGDNPSVDVKGAQQAGHPWFSILTRTGVFQGKDNHAEFPADLVVDSVEEAVDYILKRECIELGA from the exons ATGAAATTTCACGCATCAACCATTTCCAGGGTTTCTCAATTCAGAAATAAAGCTCCCTTCTCCTTTCACTCCTCTTCTAAGCTTAGCTCAAACCATAAAAAACG GTGTAATTTTGGAATAGCATTTGATATCGATGGCGTTATTCTTCGAGGCCGTGTTCCCGTTGGAGGTTCTCCACAAGCTTTGAGAAGATTGTATTTAGATTCTG GTGAATTGATTGTCCCGTACTTGTTCTTGACTAATG GAGGTGGCATCCCAGAAACTAAGAGAGCCAAAGAGTTAAGTGAACTTTTGGGAGTAAATATTATGGCTTCTCAG GTTGTACAAGGTCACTCACCTTTTAGAAACTTATTAAAGAA ATTTGAGAACGAGCTTATTATTGCCACCGGAAAAGGTGACCCCGCTTTGGTGATGTCTGAGTATGGTTTCAA AAAAGTTCTGTCATTGGAAGAGTTTGCTTCTTACTTTGAGAGCATTGATCCTGTATCTCAATATAAGAGATGGACAACTATGCCGCAGTCAGATAGGAAGGAACCGGCAATGCCAAGATATAATGTTCTCTCAGAGAGGATTAAGGCAGCATTTGTTGTCAGTGATCCTGTAGACTGGGGCAGGGACATTCAG GTGCTATGTGATGTTTTAAGATCTGGAGGCCTTCCTGGAGGTGCAAATAATAACCAACCGCCGTTATATTTTGCCGCTGATGATCTTGAATATCAG GCTGCCTTTCCGTCTAAGCGTCTTGGAATCGGTGCTTTTAGAATTGCACTGGAGAGCGTCTTCAACAG AATCAACCCGAAAAGGCTGGAGTGTGTAACATATGGGAAACCAAATCCATTTGTCTTCAAGAATGCTGAAGTAATATTGAGCCAACTTCAATCATCTTCTCGTCAAGATCATTCCAAGAATAATAGAGTCCCTGGATCACATCCTTTTGAAATGCTTTACATGATTGGTGATAATCCTTCGGTTGATGTCAAAGGTGCACAACAG GCAGGGCATCCTTGGTTTTCTATTTTGACAAGGACGGGAGTTTTCCAAGGAAAAGATAATCATGCTGAATTCCCAGCAGATCTG GTTGTGGATTCGGTCGAGGAGGCTGTGGACTACATTCTTAAAAGAGAGTGCATTGAACTTGGAGCTTAA
- the LOC107904099 gene encoding uncharacterized protein YKR070W isoform X2, whose product MKFHASTISRVSQFRNKAPFSFHSSSKLSSNHKKRCNFGIAFDIDGVILRGRVPVGGSPQALRRLYLDSGELIVPYLFLTNVRFENELIIATGKGDPALVMSEYGFKKVLSLEEFASYFESIDPVSQYKRWTTMPQSDRKEPAMPRYNVLSERIKAAFVVSDPVDWGRDIQVLCDVLRSGGLPGGANNNQPPLYFAADDLEYQAAFPSKRLGIGAFRIALESVFNRINPKRLECVTYGKPNPFVFKNAEVILSQLQSSSRQDHSKNNRVPGSHPFEMLYMIGDNPSVDVKGAQQAGHPWFSILTRTGVFQGKDNHAEFPADLVVDSVEEAVDYILKRECIELGA is encoded by the exons ATGAAATTTCACGCATCAACCATTTCCAGGGTTTCTCAATTCAGAAATAAAGCTCCCTTCTCCTTTCACTCCTCTTCTAAGCTTAGCTCAAACCATAAAAAACG GTGTAATTTTGGAATAGCATTTGATATCGATGGCGTTATTCTTCGAGGCCGTGTTCCCGTTGGAGGTTCTCCACAAGCTTTGAGAAGATTGTATTTAGATTCTG GTGAATTGATTGTCCCGTACTTGTTCTTGACTAATG TCAGATTTGAGAACGAGCTTATTATTGCCACCGGAAAAGGTGACCCCGCTTTGGTGATGTCTGAGTATGGTTTCAA AAAAGTTCTGTCATTGGAAGAGTTTGCTTCTTACTTTGAGAGCATTGATCCTGTATCTCAATATAAGAGATGGACAACTATGCCGCAGTCAGATAGGAAGGAACCGGCAATGCCAAGATATAATGTTCTCTCAGAGAGGATTAAGGCAGCATTTGTTGTCAGTGATCCTGTAGACTGGGGCAGGGACATTCAG GTGCTATGTGATGTTTTAAGATCTGGAGGCCTTCCTGGAGGTGCAAATAATAACCAACCGCCGTTATATTTTGCCGCTGATGATCTTGAATATCAG GCTGCCTTTCCGTCTAAGCGTCTTGGAATCGGTGCTTTTAGAATTGCACTGGAGAGCGTCTTCAACAG AATCAACCCGAAAAGGCTGGAGTGTGTAACATATGGGAAACCAAATCCATTTGTCTTCAAGAATGCTGAAGTAATATTGAGCCAACTTCAATCATCTTCTCGTCAAGATCATTCCAAGAATAATAGAGTCCCTGGATCACATCCTTTTGAAATGCTTTACATGATTGGTGATAATCCTTCGGTTGATGTCAAAGGTGCACAACAG GCAGGGCATCCTTGGTTTTCTATTTTGACAAGGACGGGAGTTTTCCAAGGAAAAGATAATCATGCTGAATTCCCAGCAGATCTG GTTGTGGATTCGGTCGAGGAGGCTGTGGACTACATTCTTAAAAGAGAGTGCATTGAACTTGGAGCTTAA
- the LOC107904100 gene encoding 50S ribosomal protein L10, chloroplastic, translating into MEIALLSFPSPKPPLSQTLTLKPTAPFLRPSKPNLPSFRPSPFPSIRAAISRTKKEETVETVKTQLENCYLLAAVEYKGFTVQQFQDLRRSLPETSKLLVAKNTLVLKAIEGTKWEALKPCMKGMNAWLFVHTEEIPDAIKPYRTFQREKKLENDFTGAVFEGKFYGPGDFKQLENMPTRAEVYAKLLGSLQSPAIGLVSTLQAPARDVVMVLKAYVKKLEEESGGN; encoded by the coding sequence ATGGAAATAGCTCTCCTTTCCTTCCCTTCCCCCAAACCCCCGCTTTCCCAAACCCTAACTCTAAAACCCACCGCCCCATTCCTCCGACCTTCCAAACCCAACCTCCCTTCTTTCAGACCATCCCCATTCCCTTCCATCAGAGCCGCCATTTCCCGAACCAAGAAGGAAGAAACCGTCGAAACTGTCAAAACCCAGTTGGAGAACTGTTACCTCTTGGCAGCCGTCGAATACAAGGGCTTCACCGTCCAGCAATTCCAGGACTTGCGCCGATCGCTTCCCGAAACGTCGAAACTGCTCGTTGCTAAGAACACTCTGGTCCTGAAAGCCATCGAAGGGACTAAATGGGAGGCCTTGAAACCTTGCATGAAAGGGATGAACGCTTGGCTTTTCGTTCACACCGAAGAAATCCCGGATGCCATTAAGCCTTACAGGACTTTCCAGAGGGAAAAGAAACTTGAGAATGACTTCACGGGGGCTGTTTTCGAAGGCAAATTCTACGGGCCTGGAGATTTTAAGCAGTTGGAAAACATGCCTACGAGAGCTGAGGTTTATGCTAAGCTTTTGGGAAGTTTACAGAGTCCAGCTATTGGACTTGTTTCCACACTTCAAGCTCCCGCAAGAGATGTTGTTATGGTTTTGAAGGCTTATGTGAAGAAGCTTGAAGAGGAAAGTGGTGGAAATTAA
- the LOC107904101 gene encoding probable serine/threonine-protein kinase PBL7 translates to MGWFPCGGKPNKKGKKKLPNHNNTTTINSSDDQIPSTSEKLKVNSVPDAKKEANKDGGSDHIAAHTFTFRELAAATKNFRADYLLGEGGFGRVYKGRLESTNQVVAIKQLDRNGLQGNREFLVEVLMLSLLHHPNLVNLIGYCADGDQRLLVYEYMPLGSLEDHLHDLPSDKRQLDWNTRMKIAAGAAKGLEYLHDKASPPVIYRDLKCSNILLGEGYHPKLSDFGLAKLGPVGDKTHVSTRVMGTYGYCAPEYAMTGQLTLKSDVYSFGVVLLEIITGRKAIDNSRAGGEQNLVAWARPLFKDRRKFAQMADPLLQGQYPVRGLYQALAVAAMCVQEQPNMRPLIADVVTALTYLASQKYDPGTQTVQGSRTGSSTPRMRRE, encoded by the exons ATGGGTTGGTTCCCTTGTGGTGGAAAACcaaacaaaaaaggaaagaaaaagctgCCCAATCATAATAATACAACCACCATCAATTCATCTGATGATCAGATCCCATCTACTTCAG AAAAGCTGAAGGTGAATTCTGTGCCGGATGCTAAGAAGGAGGCTAACAAGGATGGAGGGTCGGATCACATTGCAGCACACACATTTACTTTCCGTGAATTGGCAGCTGCAACGAAGAATTTCCGGGCAGATTACCTTCTGGGTGAAGGAGGTTTTGGCCGAGTGTATAAAGGGCGATTGGAGAGCACTAATCAA GTTGTGGCAATCAAGCAACTTGATCGTAATGGACTGCAAGGGAACCGGGAATTCCTTGTTGAAGTATTGATGTTGAGCCTGCTTCACCATCCTAACCTTGTCAACTTAATTGGATATTGTGCTGATGGAGATCAAAGGCTTTTGGTGTACGAGTACATGCCGTTAGGATCTTTGGAAGATCATCTACATG ACTTACCTTCTGATAAAAGGCAACTAGATTGGAATACAAGAATGAAAATAGCTGCAGGTGCTGCAAAAGGTTTGGAGTATTTGCACGACAAAGCTAGTCCGCCTGTTATATATCGTGATTTAAAATGCTCAAATATATTGCTTGGTGAGGGCTATCATCCGAAGTTATCGGATTTTGGCTTGGCCAAACTGGGTCCTGTTGGGGATAAGACTCATGTATCCACGAGAGTGATGGGCACGTATGGATATTGCGCACCAGAATATGCAATGACCGGTCAGCTTACATTGAAATCGGACGTTTATAGTTTTGGTGTTGTTTTGCTTGAAATCATTACTGGAAGAAAAGCTATTGACAATTCGAGAGCTGGTGGTGAGCAAAATCTAGTTGCCTGG GCTCGTCCTTTGTTTAAAGATAGAAGGAAATTCGCGCAAATGGCCGACCCATTACTTCAGGGACAATATCCGGTAAGAGGTTTGTACCAAGCTCTAGCTGTGGCTGCAATGTGTGTTCAAGAACAGCCGAATATGCGACCACTGATAGCCGATGTAGTCACTGCCCTCACCTATCTTGCTTCTCAAAAGTATGATCCAGGAACTCAGACGGTTCAAGGATCTCGTACCGGTTCTTCCACTCCGAGAATGAGACGGGAATAG